One Vallitalea pronyensis genomic region harbors:
- the alr gene encoding alanine racemase, whose amino-acid sequence MADTFLEVNLQHLYDNVTCVKKYLHPDTQVMAVVKSNAYGHGSVEIAKALLQDVACFGVGLLEEAVELREAGIDKPILLMGPTYDFERVCKHNIMISICSINHLEQVVKWTSNHQKTIRYHLKVETGMNRFGIAYNEAKTAIDLCQAATYGKLEGVYSHFATTYKSDKDFVGQQKRKFDQFVEFFKSYKDPLIFHMANSENTIDYKDAHYNMVRLGNALYGPCNSQKRIGLKKVACLKGNICYEKPVKAGENIGYGRSYKAKKDMIIGIVSMGFYDGIGLMKKPIGSKMFGLWIYYLKEIYRYMFRSKTPIYYDSKPLEILGRPNMQYTIVDITDIDKVQGETIEVEIRISPIFIKENIRRTYIAEV is encoded by the coding sequence ATGGCGGATACATTTTTAGAGGTTAACTTACAACATTTATATGATAATGTAACCTGCGTAAAAAAATACTTGCATCCTGACACGCAAGTCATGGCTGTTGTAAAAAGTAATGCTTATGGTCACGGCAGTGTTGAAATAGCCAAAGCTTTATTGCAGGATGTGGCATGTTTCGGTGTAGGATTATTGGAAGAGGCTGTTGAACTTAGAGAAGCAGGTATTGATAAACCTATCTTATTAATGGGGCCTACCTATGATTTTGAACGTGTTTGTAAGCATAACATCATGATAAGCATATGTTCAATTAATCATCTTGAACAGGTCGTTAAGTGGACAAGTAATCATCAAAAAACCATTCGTTATCATCTAAAAGTTGAAACAGGTATGAATCGATTTGGAATTGCCTATAATGAAGCTAAGACCGCTATAGACCTATGCCAAGCAGCTACTTATGGAAAATTAGAGGGTGTATATTCTCATTTTGCTACCACCTATAAAAGCGATAAAGACTTTGTTGGACAGCAAAAAAGAAAATTTGACCAATTTGTTGAATTTTTCAAGTCGTATAAAGATCCCTTAATCTTTCATATGGCTAACAGTGAGAATACCATAGACTATAAAGATGCACACTATAATATGGTAAGATTAGGTAATGCTCTATATGGTCCATGTAATAGTCAAAAAAGAATAGGCTTGAAAAAAGTAGCTTGTTTAAAAGGAAATATATGCTATGAGAAACCCGTAAAAGCTGGTGAAAATATTGGGTATGGACGTAGTTACAAGGCGAAGAAGGATATGATCATTGGTATCGTATCTATGGGGTTTTATGATGGTATAGGACTCATGAAAAAGCCCATAGGTTCTAAAATGTTTGGACTATGGATATACTATTTAAAAGAAATATACCGATACATGTTTCGGAGTAAAACACCCATCTACTATGATAGTAAGCCTTTAGAGATTCTTGGGCGTCCCAATATGCAATATACCATTGTTGACATAACAGATATAGATAAGGTACAAGGAGAAACCATAGAAGTAGAGATTAGAATCTCACCGATATTTATAAAAGAGAATATTAGAAGAACGTACATCGCGGAGGTATAA
- a CDS encoding lipid II:glycine glycyltransferase FemX → MGMKFVTHIDKKRFTTFNENHPNGHALQSIEWGDFKSIGEWTMELVGLEDGHHTLVASAMLLRRKLPGLRRYILYAPRGYVLDYSDINLLQTFTKNMKEYAKKTKAIFVKMDPCIIYKERTIDGDVMDDGIDNSKLIEDIKHMGYHHKGTHLDFEGIQPRFVFKLDVDKDKEALFKSFHHKTRYNIRLGEKKGIEIYEGSIHDLNEFERIMRVTGARDGFITRPLTYFKNMYTSMEPTGKMKVFMARYNVKKALDKAIMDLDKEETSKKPNEDRIKKLKKEIPKLQTLALEHQDGIVVSGAIILLNGKKAWYLYGASDNIYRNLMPNYLLQWHMIKYSMDCGCTLYDFRGISGNLDPNHHLYGLYRFKKGFNGHFVEYIGEFDLVVSKFFYHLWEFWVPRMKRMIRKIKK, encoded by the coding sequence ATGGGAATGAAGTTTGTGACACATATAGATAAAAAACGTTTTACAACGTTTAATGAAAACCATCCTAATGGACACGCATTGCAGTCAATAGAGTGGGGTGATTTTAAAAGTATTGGAGAATGGACAATGGAATTAGTTGGGTTAGAGGATGGTCATCATACCCTTGTAGCCAGTGCAATGCTCCTTCGAAGAAAATTACCTGGGTTACGACGCTATATTTTATATGCACCAAGAGGTTACGTATTGGATTATTCAGATATCAATCTGTTGCAAACATTTACCAAGAACATGAAAGAATATGCAAAGAAAACAAAGGCTATTTTTGTTAAGATGGATCCTTGTATTATATATAAGGAACGTACCATAGATGGTGATGTGATGGATGATGGTATCGATAATAGTAAACTCATAGAAGACATTAAACATATGGGCTATCATCATAAAGGTACACATTTAGATTTTGAAGGTATCCAACCTCGATTTGTTTTTAAATTAGATGTGGATAAAGATAAAGAAGCATTATTTAAAAGTTTTCATCATAAAACAAGATACAATATTCGATTAGGTGAAAAAAAAGGAATAGAAATATATGAAGGCAGTATCCATGATTTAAATGAATTTGAACGCATCATGCGTGTAACGGGGGCAAGAGATGGTTTTATAACACGTCCTCTTACGTATTTTAAAAATATGTATACATCCATGGAGCCAACAGGCAAGATGAAGGTATTTATGGCCAGATATAATGTCAAAAAAGCTCTAGATAAGGCTATCATGGATTTAGATAAAGAAGAAACATCCAAAAAACCCAATGAAGACCGTATTAAGAAGCTTAAAAAAGAAATACCTAAGCTGCAAACCTTAGCGCTTGAACATCAAGATGGTATTGTTGTATCCGGTGCCATTATCTTGTTAAATGGGAAAAAGGCTTGGTATTTGTATGGTGCCAGTGATAATATTTATCGTAATTTAATGCCCAATTACTTATTGCAGTGGCATATGATTAAATATTCTATGGATTGTGGGTGCACATTGTATGATTTTAGAGGTATATCTGGCAATCTTGACCCTAACCATCACTTATATGGTCTTTATCGTTTTAAAAAGGGATTTAACGGTCATTTCGTAGAATACATCGGCGAATTTGATTTAGTTGTTAGTAAATTTTTCTATCATTTATGGGAATTTTGGGTTCCAAGAATGAAACGCATGATAAGAAAGATAAAAAAATAG
- the dprA gene encoding DNA-processing protein DprA has protein sequence MGNPMEREHYWLWLNNVKGIGLKKMRYLLDYFDKPQYVWEATYDELSDVKRLSEADKQAIISSKDAKKVMDYYVKLEKSGIHFCSAEHETYPINLKNIYDYPYGLYVKGQMDQDTPKIAIVGARKCTEYGKEVATFFGRELAKLGIVIVSGMARGIDTAAHRGALEGGGKTYAVLGCGVNICYPKENYTLMDSIYQHGALISEFPVNRSPKPGYFPLRNRIISGISDGILVVEAAEKSGSLITADQALEQGKDVFSVPGRITDKLSEGTNKLIKMGAKMVTKIDDILEEISVNFSNKKQKNSENITLGLAEIEKIVYSCLSLEPLFIDDLHRMTKIPLEELQLTLTKMEFKGVIKQLPNKYFIKKL, from the coding sequence ATGGGGAATCCGATGGAAAGGGAACATTATTGGTTATGGCTTAATAATGTAAAAGGTATTGGATTAAAGAAGATGAGGTACCTTTTAGATTATTTTGATAAACCCCAATATGTATGGGAGGCGACTTACGATGAACTAAGTGATGTTAAGCGATTAAGCGAAGCTGATAAACAAGCCATTATATCGTCCAAAGATGCTAAAAAAGTCATGGATTACTATGTAAAGTTAGAAAAAAGTGGCATTCACTTTTGCTCAGCAGAACATGAAACATACCCAATCAATTTAAAAAACATTTACGACTATCCTTATGGTTTATATGTGAAAGGGCAAATGGACCAAGATACCCCCAAAATTGCCATTGTTGGTGCTAGAAAATGCACGGAATATGGTAAAGAAGTGGCAACATTTTTTGGAAGAGAGTTAGCTAAATTAGGGATTGTCATTGTAAGTGGTATGGCAAGAGGCATAGATACTGCCGCACACAGAGGTGCACTTGAAGGTGGAGGAAAAACTTATGCGGTCCTTGGGTGTGGCGTAAACATATGTTATCCTAAAGAAAACTACACGTTAATGGATAGTATTTATCAACATGGTGCATTGATTTCTGAATTTCCAGTTAACAGGTCACCTAAACCTGGATATTTTCCACTAAGAAACAGAATAATAAGTGGTATAAGTGATGGTATATTAGTCGTAGAAGCTGCTGAGAAAAGTGGTTCATTAATAACGGCTGACCAAGCACTGGAGCAAGGTAAGGATGTTTTCAGTGTTCCTGGAAGAATAACGGATAAGCTAAGTGAAGGTACCAATAAGCTTATTAAAATGGGTGCTAAGATGGTAACAAAAATTGACGATATTTTAGAAGAAATATCGGTAAATTTTAGTAATAAAAAACAAAAAAATTCAGAAAATATAACTTTAGGACTTGCAGAAATTGAAAAAATAGTGTATTCTTGTTTAAGTTTAGAGCCTTTATTTATTGATGATTTACATAGGATGACTAAGATACCTTTGGAAGAACTCCAATTAACACTAACCAAAATGGAATTTAAGGGCGTAATAAAACAACTGCCAAACAAGTATTTTATTAAAAAGTTATAG
- the topA gene encoding type I DNA topoisomerase, with translation MAKNLVIVESPAKAKTIKKFLGSNYKVEASMGHVRDLPKSQLGVDIEHDFNPKYITIRGKGELLKQLRKEVKKANKVYLATDPDREGEAISWHLIFSLNLQDKKFYRITFNEITKNAIKSSIKQAREIDMDLVDAQQARRLLDRIVGYKISPLLWKKIKKGLSAGRVQSTALKLICDREDEINRFIPEEYWSLKARLHDKQSGDELTASFYGKGKKIKIGSKEQMDDIMEHIKDKPYIVEDVKESVRLKKSPKPFITSTLQQEAARKLNFTASKTMRIAQQLYEGVDVKGNGTVGLITYLRTDSTRISDEANNAVKSFIDETYGQAYVNHDGVKTNKKGKVQDAHEAIRPTYVELLPQTLKESLSRDQFRLYGLIHSRFVASRMMPAKYATKAIKIKVGDYRFNASGSVLVFEGFLKVYNISDDVEDNQKIDNINKDSKLDLEELTPKQHFTQPPARFTEASLVKTLEENGIGRPSTYAPIISTIQKRGYVSKETKNFFPTELGEVVNGIMEEYFKDIVNVKFTAGLEKELDEVEAGAIPWKDVLRKFYPNFNDTIDYAEEKIGKIEIKDEVSDVICEKCGRNMVIKLGKYGKFLACPGFPDCRNAKPLFEKVDDVDCPICGGEVFVKKTKKGRRYYGCEHNPECEFMTWNRPTKEKCPKCGTIMVEKGKYLKCNNDECNYSQLKESKDETDSQVVNKA, from the coding sequence ATGGCAAAGAATTTAGTAATAGTTGAATCGCCTGCAAAAGCTAAAACGATTAAGAAATTTTTAGGAAGCAATTACAAAGTTGAAGCTTCAATGGGACACGTAAGAGATTTACCCAAAAGTCAGTTAGGTGTAGATATAGAGCATGATTTTAATCCAAAATATATTACCATTCGAGGTAAGGGGGAGCTTTTAAAGCAGCTTCGTAAAGAAGTTAAGAAAGCTAATAAAGTTTATCTAGCGACTGACCCTGACCGAGAAGGTGAAGCAATATCATGGCATTTAATCTTTTCACTTAATTTGCAGGATAAGAAATTTTACCGCATTACCTTTAATGAAATCACCAAAAATGCAATAAAGAGTTCAATTAAGCAAGCTAGGGAGATTGATATGGATTTAGTTGATGCTCAACAAGCGAGACGATTACTGGATCGTATTGTTGGCTATAAGATAAGTCCTCTCCTATGGAAAAAGATAAAAAAAGGTCTTAGTGCAGGTAGGGTTCAATCCACAGCTTTAAAATTAATATGTGACCGAGAAGATGAAATTAATCGTTTTATCCCAGAAGAGTATTGGTCTTTAAAAGCTAGATTGCATGATAAGCAATCAGGTGATGAGCTTACAGCTAGTTTTTATGGAAAAGGTAAGAAAATCAAAATTGGATCTAAAGAACAAATGGACGATATCATGGAGCATATTAAAGATAAGCCATATATCGTTGAAGATGTAAAAGAAAGTGTTCGCTTAAAGAAATCGCCAAAGCCATTTATTACAAGTACCCTTCAACAAGAAGCAGCAAGGAAACTTAATTTTACAGCTTCAAAGACCATGAGAATTGCACAGCAGCTGTATGAAGGTGTGGATGTTAAAGGTAATGGTACAGTTGGTTTAATCACGTACTTACGTACGGATTCAACAAGAATATCCGATGAAGCAAATAATGCAGTCAAATCCTTTATTGATGAAACTTATGGGCAAGCATATGTCAATCATGATGGCGTCAAAACAAACAAAAAGGGCAAGGTACAAGATGCTCATGAAGCAATTCGACCGACATATGTGGAGTTATTACCACAGACGTTAAAAGAATCGCTATCCAGAGATCAGTTTAGACTATATGGACTTATTCATAGTCGATTTGTAGCAAGTAGAATGATGCCAGCGAAATACGCCACAAAGGCTATTAAAATTAAAGTTGGTGATTATCGCTTTAATGCATCAGGTTCTGTGTTAGTCTTTGAGGGATTCCTAAAGGTATACAATATTTCTGATGATGTAGAAGATAACCAAAAAATTGATAACATCAATAAAGATTCTAAATTAGATTTAGAAGAGTTGACACCTAAGCAGCACTTTACTCAGCCACCTGCACGTTTTACAGAGGCATCTTTGGTCAAGACGCTAGAGGAGAATGGTATTGGTCGTCCTAGTACCTATGCACCGATTATATCAACCATTCAGAAAAGAGGCTATGTCTCAAAAGAAACGAAAAACTTCTTCCCAACAGAACTTGGTGAAGTGGTTAATGGCATCATGGAAGAATATTTTAAGGATATTGTCAATGTTAAATTCACAGCAGGTTTGGAAAAAGAGTTGGATGAAGTAGAAGCAGGTGCAATACCTTGGAAAGATGTTCTAAGGAAATTCTATCCAAATTTTAATGACACAATTGACTATGCTGAAGAAAAAATAGGTAAGATTGAAATCAAAGACGAAGTCTCTGATGTGATTTGTGAAAAATGTGGTAGAAACATGGTTATTAAACTTGGTAAATACGGTAAATTCCTTGCATGCCCAGGATTTCCAGATTGTCGTAATGCTAAACCATTGTTTGAAAAAGTAGATGATGTGGATTGTCCTATATGTGGCGGCGAAGTATTCGTCAAAAAGACAAAAAAGGGTAGAAGATATTATGGATGTGAACACAACCCTGAATGTGAGTTTATGACATGGAATAGACCAACCAAAGAAAAATGTCCAAAATGTGGCACGATTATGGTAGAAAAGGGCAAATACCTAAAGTGCAACAATGATGAGTGTAATTATAGCCAATTAAAAGAGTCAAAGGATGAAACTGATTCGCAGGTTGTCAATAAGGCTTAG
- the codY gene encoding GTP-sensing pleiotropic transcriptional regulator CodY has product MSVQLLDKTRKINRLLQRTGTQRVIFTDICEVLSEILYSNALVISKKGKLLGLHNRDEIGIIEELLQDQLGACIDENLNERLLNVLSTKENVNLETLGFSSNVNVNNYIGIIIPIDIAGERLGTLFLYKNNATYDIEDIILSEYGATVVGLEIMRSINEENTEEIRKTTIVKSAIGTLSFSEQEAITHIFEELDGNEGILVASKIADRVGITRSVIVNALRKFESAGVIESRSLGMKGTYIKVLNNVLIEEIKKLS; this is encoded by the coding sequence ATGAGTGTACAACTACTTGATAAAACTAGAAAGATCAACAGATTGCTACAAAGAACAGGTACGCAGAGAGTAATATTTACAGACATTTGTGAAGTGCTTAGTGAGATTTTATATTCTAATGCGTTAGTCATTAGTAAAAAGGGCAAATTACTAGGTCTTCACAACAGGGATGAAATTGGTATCATTGAAGAGTTGTTACAAGATCAACTGGGCGCATGTATTGATGAAAATTTAAATGAAAGACTATTAAATGTTCTTTCAACAAAAGAAAATGTTAATCTTGAAACATTAGGATTCTCTTCAAATGTAAACGTGAATAATTATATTGGTATAATTATTCCAATTGACATCGCAGGTGAAAGACTAGGGACGTTATTCTTATATAAGAATAATGCAACGTATGACATTGAAGACATTATTTTAAGCGAGTATGGAGCAACAGTAGTAGGGCTAGAGATTATGCGTTCCATTAACGAGGAAAACACTGAAGAAATTAGAAAGACAACGATTGTTAAATCCGCAATTGGTACATTATCATTCTCAGAACAAGAAGCAATTACGCATATTTTTGAAGAACTTGATGGTAATGAGGGCATACTAGTTGCAAGCAAGATTGCAGACAGAGTTGGTATTACACGTTCAGTGATCGTTAATGCACTTAGAAAATTTGAAAGTGCAGGCGTTATTGAATCTCGTTCATTAGGTATGAAGGGTACTTATATCAAAGTACTTAATAATGTATTAATTGAAGAAATCAAGAAATTATCTTAA
- the flgB gene encoding flagellar basal body rod protein FlgB codes for MISNNMYNHINLVGKAANASLLRHQVISENIANQDTPGYKRKEVLFEGVLQEALMAQDKLSDIDMSKLTPKIQINKTGSSYRLDGNNVNIDTEMTELTKNQIKYNVLIDEISKNFSRIQTVLNR; via the coding sequence ATGATAAGTAACAACATGTATAACCATATAAATCTAGTAGGTAAAGCAGCAAATGCAAGTTTATTAAGACATCAAGTGATATCAGAGAATATAGCTAATCAAGACACACCAGGTTATAAAAGAAAAGAAGTTCTGTTTGAAGGTGTCTTACAAGAAGCACTTATGGCACAAGACAAACTATCAGATATTGATATGAGCAAATTAACACCAAAAATTCAAATCAATAAAACAGGCTCAAGTTATCGGTTAGATGGAAACAATGTGAACATAGACACCGAAATGACTGAACTTACTAAAAACCAGATAAAATACAATGTATTAATTGATGAAATTTCCAAGAATTTTAGTAGAATTCAAACAGTACTAAATCGCTAA
- the flgC gene encoding flagellar basal body rod protein FlgC gives MSFFNSMNVSATGLTAQRLRMDIISQNIANVTTTKTKEGGPYRRKVLLFEEQTNLNFGHILNDTIENYQGSGVKVSKIIEDTKPLKRIYDPSHPEADGDGYVLMPNVNTVEEMVNMISASRSYDANVTAMNAAKSMALKALDIGK, from the coding sequence ATGTCATTTTTCAATTCAATGAATGTAAGTGCAACAGGTTTAACCGCCCAAAGATTACGTATGGATATTATTTCTCAAAATATTGCCAATGTGACTACCACAAAAACAAAAGAAGGCGGTCCATATCGAAGAAAAGTATTACTTTTTGAAGAACAAACAAATCTTAATTTTGGACATATCTTAAATGACACTATAGAAAATTATCAAGGATCAGGTGTTAAGGTTTCAAAAATAATTGAAGACACCAAACCTCTTAAAAGAATATACGACCCAAGTCATCCAGAAGCAGATGGTGATGGATACGTACTGATGCCTAATGTCAATACAGTTGAAGAAATGGTGAATATGATATCGGCCAGCCGATCATATGATGCGAATGTAACAGCAATGAATGCGGCAAAATCCATGGCTTTAAAAGCTTTAGATATAGGTAAATAA
- the fliE gene encoding flagellar hook-basal body complex protein FliE, producing MRIGDISSVNHLLSNEKNIKSESKQVFEDIYKAAIGQLEETNVLQKQSEQLTTDFAAGKTDNIADVLIASKKATIAIQYTVRLRDKLMDAYNEIMRMQV from the coding sequence ATGAGAATTGGAGATATAAGTAGTGTCAATCATCTTTTATCCAATGAAAAAAACATAAAAAGTGAATCCAAGCAAGTTTTTGAAGATATATATAAAGCAGCAATTGGACAGCTAGAGGAAACCAATGTTTTGCAAAAACAATCTGAACAGTTGACAACCGATTTTGCAGCAGGTAAGACGGATAATATCGCTGACGTTTTGATAGCATCAAAAAAAGCAACTATTGCGATACAATACACAGTCAGATTAAGAGATAAACTAATGGATGCATATAATGAAATAATGCGTATGCAAGTCTAA
- a CDS encoding flagellar M-ring protein FliF C-terminal domain-containing protein, producing the protein MPDFLNKISDQITGFWNKFNGKQKMQIISVLVIAIVALTILVRVLNQTKMVPFVAGLEPKTTSQVKALLQENGIPYQVRDNATSVYVDSKRKQDAQMAVDSMGIISNIGMSYQEAFKTSLSTTESDRKAMLQLAFENELNGKIAIIQGIESADVKLVMPDQDRTIFDDSKESKATAILTTTNNLTDDQVVGVANFLTSSVPNLAIKDVRILDHTGKLLYFGEEGSHGGTSLNTKIDYKVALENKMKKDVLSILLGEFDDAVVTADFIIDFDTKSSLKEEYNAPEGRTTGMPSSIYDYESSGTSETPSGIPGTDSNDGTDYMIDQNNSSNSTTKITKSEHENNKTITEETKNIGDIKYNESTVSISAKKFVIYDQTLLKKQGALDELSWEEFKAQNKDWKKVAVDADLVSLVENAANGATVKIVGYEVPTFIPMTTTKKPIMDYLFIAIIAIMIALLGYAVYRGTEPVEVTEIQPELSVEDMLASTKEQQDLEEIEYDEKSETRVQIEKFVDEKPEAVAQLLRNWLNEDWE; encoded by the coding sequence ATGCCTGATTTTTTAAATAAAATTTCAGACCAGATTACTGGATTCTGGAATAAGTTTAATGGTAAACAGAAGATGCAGATAATTTCAGTTTTAGTTATAGCTATTGTTGCCCTCACAATTTTAGTGAGAGTGTTAAATCAAACGAAGATGGTTCCGTTTGTAGCTGGATTAGAACCTAAAACAACATCACAGGTGAAAGCGTTGCTACAAGAAAATGGTATACCATATCAAGTCAGGGATAACGCTACATCTGTTTATGTAGACTCTAAACGAAAGCAAGATGCACAAATGGCAGTTGATAGTATGGGGATTATATCAAATATAGGCATGAGTTACCAAGAAGCTTTTAAAACAAGTCTTTCTACTACGGAATCAGATAGAAAAGCCATGCTACAATTGGCTTTTGAAAATGAATTAAATGGGAAAATTGCTATTATTCAAGGAATTGAATCTGCGGATGTAAAACTCGTCATGCCAGACCAAGACCGTACCATATTTGATGATTCAAAAGAGTCAAAAGCAACTGCGATATTAACCACAACAAATAATCTAACAGATGATCAAGTTGTTGGTGTAGCCAATTTTTTAACATCATCTGTTCCGAATTTAGCCATTAAAGATGTTAGAATACTCGACCATACAGGAAAACTGTTATATTTTGGTGAAGAAGGTAGTCATGGTGGAACAAGTCTTAATACCAAAATAGATTATAAAGTTGCTCTTGAAAATAAAATGAAAAAAGATGTACTCAGTATTTTATTAGGTGAATTTGATGATGCGGTTGTGACAGCTGACTTTATTATTGATTTTGATACAAAATCATCTTTAAAAGAAGAATATAATGCACCAGAGGGTCGTACAACAGGCATGCCTTCTTCCATTTATGATTATGAATCTTCAGGTACCAGCGAAACCCCGTCAGGAATTCCGGGAACGGACTCTAATGATGGAACAGATTATATGATTGATCAGAACAACTCATCAAATAGCACCACGAAGATCACAAAAAGTGAGCATGAAAATAACAAAACAATTACAGAAGAAACAAAAAACATTGGTGATATAAAATACAACGAATCCACCGTATCCATATCGGCCAAGAAATTTGTGATATATGATCAAACGCTACTGAAAAAGCAAGGTGCTCTTGATGAACTATCGTGGGAAGAATTCAAAGCTCAAAATAAAGACTGGAAAAAGGTTGCGGTAGATGCAGACCTTGTATCCCTTGTTGAAAATGCAGCAAATGGTGCAACTGTTAAAATAGTTGGTTACGAAGTGCCAACATTCATACCGATGACAACAACAAAGAAGCCTATTATGGACTATTTGTTTATAGCCATTATAGCCATTATGATTGCTCTATTAGGATATGCTGTTTATAGAGGAACAGAACCTGTAGAAGTGACTGAAATTCAACCAGAATTATCTGTTGAAGATATGTTAGCCAGTACCAAGGAGCAGCAAGATCTTGAAGAAATCGAATACGATGAAAAATCTGAGACACGCGTTCAAATCGAGAAATTTGTTGATGAAAAACCAGAAGCTGTGGCTCAATTATTGAGAAACTGGTTGAATGAAGATTGGGAGTGA
- the fliG gene encoding flagellar motor switch protein FliG codes for MAINKDKTLKGLQKAAILLIALGPEKSAEVFKHLKEEEIEQLTLEIANTRSVSPKDKETVLQEFYEICLAQQYIAEGGIGYAKELLEHALGSDKAMQVIGRLTASLQVRPFEFVRKTEPSQLLNFIQDEHNQTIALILSYLSAAQSAMILAALPQEKQADVARRIAEMDRTSPDVIKDVENVLERKLSSLVTQDYTIVGGVDAIVQILNSVDRSTEKNIMETLEIENTELAEEIRKKMFIFEDILTLDSRSIQTILRDVDNNELATALKGAGEEVQNVIFNNLSKRLATMIREDMEYMGPVRLKDVEEAQQKIVAIIRKLEDAGEIVISRGGGDEIIV; via the coding sequence ATGGCGATAAATAAAGATAAAACACTAAAAGGATTGCAAAAAGCAGCGATACTGCTCATTGCATTAGGTCCAGAAAAATCAGCTGAAGTATTTAAGCATCTAAAAGAAGAAGAGATTGAGCAACTAACATTAGAAATTGCCAATACACGAAGTGTATCACCGAAAGATAAAGAAACTGTTCTTCAAGAATTTTATGAAATATGCTTAGCGCAACAGTACATAGCAGAAGGTGGTATTGGCTATGCCAAAGAGCTACTTGAACATGCGTTAGGTTCAGATAAAGCCATGCAAGTTATTGGAAGACTTACTGCATCATTACAAGTACGGCCTTTTGAATTTGTACGTAAGACGGAACCCAGCCAATTACTTAACTTTATACAAGATGAACATAATCAGACCATTGCCCTTATTTTATCCTATTTAAGTGCAGCTCAATCAGCTATGATACTTGCAGCATTACCACAAGAGAAGCAAGCGGATGTAGCCAGAAGGATTGCAGAGATGGATCGTACATCACCTGATGTAATTAAGGATGTGGAGAATGTGCTAGAAAGAAAACTATCTTCACTTGTTACACAAGATTATACCATTGTTGGTGGCGTGGACGCTATTGTACAGATATTGAATTCAGTGGACCGTTCCACAGAAAAGAACATTATGGAAACCCTTGAAATTGAGAATACAGAACTTGCTGAAGAAATTCGTAAGAAAATGTTTATATTTGAGGATATTCTTACCCTTGACAGTCGTTCCATTCAGACTATCTTACGTGATGTTGATAATAACGAACTTGCTACAGCCCTTAAAGGTGCTGGGGAAGAAGTTCAAAATGTTATCTTCAATAACTTATCTAAGCGTCTAGCAACCATGATACGCGAAGATATGGAATACATGGGACCTGTGAGACTGAAAGATGTAGAAGAAGCTCAGCAAAAGATTGTTGCCATTATCCGAAAATTAGAAGATGCAGGCGAAATTGTTATCTCAAGAGGCGGAGGTGACGAGATTATTGTCTAG